The Oncorhynchus masou masou isolate Uvic2021 chromosome 8, UVic_Omas_1.1, whole genome shotgun sequence genome has a window encoding:
- the prnpb gene encoding prion protein b isoform X1 — protein sequence MINRNPSPPNECSERTTQNHNRETDEKYNLSTRTKSSRISNVIMGKLCELALVSLVLLVLLHTDSTWAKRSGSSSSSKKTSSSNRGSDKKPSKTSNTQTGSYPRQPQSPNRNPNPYPAGGSYPGRGTNQNQNPAGGYPAAGGNPNQQYPGRGTNQGGYPNQNPAAGGYPAAGGYPAAGGYPNQQYPGRANPGGYPNQNPAAGGYPAAGGYPNQQSPGRANPGGYPNQNPAAGGYPAAGGYPAAGGYPNQQYPGRANPGGYPNQNPAAGGYPAAGGYPNQQYPGRANPGGYPNQNPAAGGYPAAGGYPAAGGYPNQNPGRGGVNPGYPAGGYPAGGYPVRGGNTGWGQAGGHPGGGMGGGYQPNWNPNNKILSPRYGGGYGYGGGHGGMGGGSPFSRSVQGMGQYPSTQSKGFAKKAFMAAGVGAVAGMAIGYGLGRFPRPNFNFRNPQEEQSYNNYMYRKYGERSTDENDYGRDYTYKVPPRAESYDSFMDTCMKRNDLLQDQGRDSQATPNNQKNNPQGANSQSMPITPEVGNSSPASNQEGTDKVKPLTPAPGEIAGEGKEEADGPTVSIEEIGYPALVEQLKNRKCVELYINHSERFLEKQTAERSSGNNNNNNKNLNSRSTPLGQGLLQLITSLLMVLSSTLLLH from the exons ATGATAAATAGGAACCCCTCCCCTCCGAATGAATGCAGTGAGCGAACGACACAGAACCATAACAGAGAAACGGATGAAAAATACAACCTTTCTACACGAACAAAATCGTCTCGAATCTCCAACG TCATCATGGGAAAGCTGTGTGAGCTGGCCCTGGTGTCTCTTGTCCTCCTGGTTCTGCTTCATACTGACTCTACGTGGGCCAAGAgaagtggcagcagcagcagcagcaaaaagACATCATCCAGCAACAGGGGCTCAGACAAAAAGCCGTCGAAAACATCAAACACACAGACGGGAAGCTACCCTAGACAACCCCAAAGCCCCAATAGGAACCCCAACCCGTACCCAGCAGGAGGTAGTTATCCAGGGAGAGGTACCAATCAGAATCAGAACCCAGCCGGTGGATACCCTGCAGCAGGTGGAAACCCCAACCAGCAGTATCCAGGCCGGGGAACCAACCAAGGAGGATATCCTAACCAAAACCCTGCTGCTGGAGGTTACCCAGCCGCTGGTGGCTATCCTGCAGCAGGTGGTTATCCCAACCAGCAGTATCCAGGCCGGGCAAATCCTGGGGGATATCCTAACCAGAACCCTGCTGCTGGTGGCTATCCTGCAGCAGGTGGTTACCCCAATCAGCAGTCTCCAGGCAGAGCCAATCCTGGGGGATATCCAAACCAGAACCCTGCAGCTGGAGGTTACCCAGCCGCTGGTGGCTATCCTGCAGCAGGTGGTTATCCCAACCAGCAGTATCCAGGCCGGGCAAATCCTGGGGGATATCCTAACCAGAACCCTGCTGCTGGTGGCTATCCTGCAGCAGGTGGTTACCCCAATCAGCAGTATCCAGGCCGGGCAAATCCTGGGGGATATCCTAACCAGAACCCAGCAGCTGGAGGTTACCCCGCCGCGGGTGGTTATCCTGCAGCAGGAGGCTACCCCAATCAGaacccagggagaggaggagtcaaTCCGGGATACCCAGCTGGAGGTTACCCTGCTGGAGGTTACCCAGTAAGAGGGGGAAATACTGGCTGGGGGCAGGCAGGGGGCCACCCtggtggagggatgggaggaggttacCAACCCAACTGGAACCCAAACAATAAGATCCTCAGTCCCCGCTATGGTGGAGGCTATGGTTATGGAGGTGGGCACGGAGGTATGGGAGGTGGCTCTCCCTTCTCACGTTCAGTTCAGGGAATGGGGCAGTACCCCTCTACTCAGTCCAAGGGGTTTGCTAAGAAGgcttttatggctgcaggggttGGGGCCGTGGCAGGGATGGCGATTGGCTATGGCCTTGGTCGTTTCCCTCGTCCAAACTTCAACTTCCGCAACCCTCAGGAAGAGCAGTCCTACAACAACTACATGTACAGAAAATACGGCGAACGCTCCACAGACGAAAATGACTATGGCCGGGACTACACCTACAAAGTACCTCCACGGGCAGAGTCCTACGACAGCTTCATGGATACCTGCATGAAGAGGAATGACCTTCTGCAGGACCAGGGCAGAGACTCCCAGGCCACACCTAACAACCAGAAGAACAACCCTCAGGGAGCCAACAGCCAGAGCATGCCCATCACTCCTGAGGTGGGGAACAGCAGTCCAGCGAGCAACCAGGAGGGAACAGACAAAGTGAAGCCTCTCACCCCTGCCCCTGGCGAGATAGCTGGAGAGGGTAAGGAAGAGGCTGATGGCCCCACAGTGAGCATTGAAGAGATTGGTTACCCTGCATTGGTGGAGCAGCTGAAGAACCGGAAGTGTGTGGAGCTGTACATAAACCACTCAGAGCGCTTCCTAGAGAAGCAGACAGCCGAACGCAGCAgcggcaacaacaacaacaacaacaaaaatctgaACAGTCGCAGCACCCCCCTCGGTCAGGGGCTGCTACAGTTGATAACCAGTCTCCTCATGGTCCTGAGCAGCACTCTTCTACTACACTGA
- the prnpb gene encoding prion protein b isoform X2, whose translation MGKLCELALVSLVLLVLLHTDSTWAKRSGSSSSSKKTSSSNRGSDKKPSKTSNTQTGSYPRQPQSPNRNPNPYPAGGSYPGRGTNQNQNPAGGYPAAGGNPNQQYPGRGTNQGGYPNQNPAAGGYPAAGGYPAAGGYPNQQYPGRANPGGYPNQNPAAGGYPAAGGYPNQQSPGRANPGGYPNQNPAAGGYPAAGGYPAAGGYPNQQYPGRANPGGYPNQNPAAGGYPAAGGYPNQQYPGRANPGGYPNQNPAAGGYPAAGGYPAAGGYPNQNPGRGGVNPGYPAGGYPAGGYPVRGGNTGWGQAGGHPGGGMGGGYQPNWNPNNKILSPRYGGGYGYGGGHGGMGGGSPFSRSVQGMGQYPSTQSKGFAKKAFMAAGVGAVAGMAIGYGLGRFPRPNFNFRNPQEEQSYNNYMYRKYGERSTDENDYGRDYTYKVPPRAESYDSFMDTCMKRNDLLQDQGRDSQATPNNQKNNPQGANSQSMPITPEVGNSSPASNQEGTDKVKPLTPAPGEIAGEGKEEADGPTVSIEEIGYPALVEQLKNRKCVELYINHSERFLEKQTAERSSGNNNNNNKNLNSRSTPLGQGLLQLITSLLMVLSSTLLLH comes from the coding sequence ATGGGAAAGCTGTGTGAGCTGGCCCTGGTGTCTCTTGTCCTCCTGGTTCTGCTTCATACTGACTCTACGTGGGCCAAGAgaagtggcagcagcagcagcagcaaaaagACATCATCCAGCAACAGGGGCTCAGACAAAAAGCCGTCGAAAACATCAAACACACAGACGGGAAGCTACCCTAGACAACCCCAAAGCCCCAATAGGAACCCCAACCCGTACCCAGCAGGAGGTAGTTATCCAGGGAGAGGTACCAATCAGAATCAGAACCCAGCCGGTGGATACCCTGCAGCAGGTGGAAACCCCAACCAGCAGTATCCAGGCCGGGGAACCAACCAAGGAGGATATCCTAACCAAAACCCTGCTGCTGGAGGTTACCCAGCCGCTGGTGGCTATCCTGCAGCAGGTGGTTATCCCAACCAGCAGTATCCAGGCCGGGCAAATCCTGGGGGATATCCTAACCAGAACCCTGCTGCTGGTGGCTATCCTGCAGCAGGTGGTTACCCCAATCAGCAGTCTCCAGGCAGAGCCAATCCTGGGGGATATCCAAACCAGAACCCTGCAGCTGGAGGTTACCCAGCCGCTGGTGGCTATCCTGCAGCAGGTGGTTATCCCAACCAGCAGTATCCAGGCCGGGCAAATCCTGGGGGATATCCTAACCAGAACCCTGCTGCTGGTGGCTATCCTGCAGCAGGTGGTTACCCCAATCAGCAGTATCCAGGCCGGGCAAATCCTGGGGGATATCCTAACCAGAACCCAGCAGCTGGAGGTTACCCCGCCGCGGGTGGTTATCCTGCAGCAGGAGGCTACCCCAATCAGaacccagggagaggaggagtcaaTCCGGGATACCCAGCTGGAGGTTACCCTGCTGGAGGTTACCCAGTAAGAGGGGGAAATACTGGCTGGGGGCAGGCAGGGGGCCACCCtggtggagggatgggaggaggttacCAACCCAACTGGAACCCAAACAATAAGATCCTCAGTCCCCGCTATGGTGGAGGCTATGGTTATGGAGGTGGGCACGGAGGTATGGGAGGTGGCTCTCCCTTCTCACGTTCAGTTCAGGGAATGGGGCAGTACCCCTCTACTCAGTCCAAGGGGTTTGCTAAGAAGgcttttatggctgcaggggttGGGGCCGTGGCAGGGATGGCGATTGGCTATGGCCTTGGTCGTTTCCCTCGTCCAAACTTCAACTTCCGCAACCCTCAGGAAGAGCAGTCCTACAACAACTACATGTACAGAAAATACGGCGAACGCTCCACAGACGAAAATGACTATGGCCGGGACTACACCTACAAAGTACCTCCACGGGCAGAGTCCTACGACAGCTTCATGGATACCTGCATGAAGAGGAATGACCTTCTGCAGGACCAGGGCAGAGACTCCCAGGCCACACCTAACAACCAGAAGAACAACCCTCAGGGAGCCAACAGCCAGAGCATGCCCATCACTCCTGAGGTGGGGAACAGCAGTCCAGCGAGCAACCAGGAGGGAACAGACAAAGTGAAGCCTCTCACCCCTGCCCCTGGCGAGATAGCTGGAGAGGGTAAGGAAGAGGCTGATGGCCCCACAGTGAGCATTGAAGAGATTGGTTACCCTGCATTGGTGGAGCAGCTGAAGAACCGGAAGTGTGTGGAGCTGTACATAAACCACTCAGAGCGCTTCCTAGAGAAGCAGACAGCCGAACGCAGCAgcggcaacaacaacaacaacaacaaaaatctgaACAGTCGCAGCACCCCCCTCGGTCAGGGGCTGCTACAGTTGATAACCAGTCTCCTCATGGTCCTGAGCAGCACTCTTCTACTACACTGA